A genome region from Aquisalimonas asiatica includes the following:
- the flgF gene encoding flagellar basal-body rod protein FlgF — translation MDNFAYLSMTGAKHALQAQQHTSHNLSNANTPGFRADMDQLITHPVSGPGFDSRAYSAESSVGWDFNPGTMQTTGRDMDVALQGEGFFAVQGADGNEAYTRRGDMRVSNMGLLENGAGQQVMGENGPIAIPPADKVDIGDDGTISIIPDGGDAEELVIIDRVKMVNPAEQDLEKGDDGLFRLADGDVAPADAQMRLSSGTLEGSNVSSVDAMVELIDNQRQFEMHVKMLTNAEENDAASSSLLRMQG, via the coding sequence ATGGATAATTTTGCATACCTTTCCATGACCGGTGCCAAGCACGCCCTGCAGGCGCAGCAGCACACCAGTCATAACCTGTCCAACGCCAACACGCCCGGCTTCCGGGCGGACATGGACCAGTTGATCACGCACCCGGTCAGCGGACCCGGCTTCGACAGCCGGGCCTACTCCGCGGAGAGCAGCGTTGGCTGGGACTTCAACCCCGGCACCATGCAGACCACCGGCCGCGACATGGACGTGGCACTGCAGGGCGAAGGCTTTTTCGCCGTCCAGGGTGCGGACGGCAACGAGGCCTACACCCGTCGCGGTGACATGCGCGTGTCCAACATGGGGCTGCTGGAGAACGGCGCCGGCCAGCAGGTGATGGGTGAGAACGGACCGATCGCCATACCGCCGGCGGACAAGGTGGACATCGGCGATGACGGCACCATCAGCATCATCCCGGACGGTGGTGATGCGGAAGAGCTGGTCATTATCGATCGCGTCAAGATGGTGAATCCGGCGGAGCAGGACCTGGAGAAGGGCGACGACGGGCTGTTCCGTCTGGCCGACGGTGACGTTGCTCCGGCCGACGCCCAGATGCGCCTGAGTTCCGGCACCCTCGAGGGCAGCAACGTGAGCTCCGTGGACGCCATGGTCGAGCTGATCGACAACCAGCGGCAGTTCGAGATGCACGTGAAGATGCTCACCAACGCCGAAGAGAATGATGCCGCCAGCAGCTCCCTGTTGCGGATGCAGGGCTGA
- a CDS encoding flagellar hook assembly protein FlgD has translation MLGLDALTGSTSSSSEIEQPEDAKGKTADELDSSDFLQLMIAQFQNQDPFEPMENGEFMGQLAQFTSASGISGMQESFEEFAAQMGQDQALQAASLVGRSVMVESDSMPLGENGLSGVAQLPRNSENLNITISDGAGQTVREISMGRQDAGDVPFHWDGLNNDGDEMPDGTYTVRASIGSGDDSTAVNTLAAAPVTSVSLESDGRSPMLTLEGAGEYSLDSIRHIQ, from the coding sequence ATGTTGGGACTTGATGCACTGACAGGATCCACAAGCAGCAGCTCGGAGATCGAGCAGCCGGAAGACGCCAAGGGCAAAACCGCCGACGAGCTGGATAGTTCCGATTTCCTGCAGCTCATGATCGCCCAGTTCCAGAACCAGGATCCGTTCGAGCCCATGGAGAACGGTGAGTTCATGGGGCAGCTTGCGCAGTTCACCTCGGCGTCCGGTATCTCCGGGATGCAGGAGTCGTTCGAGGAGTTTGCCGCGCAGATGGGTCAGGACCAGGCGCTCCAGGCAGCGTCACTGGTTGGCCGCAGCGTCATGGTGGAGAGCGACAGCATGCCCCTTGGCGAGAACGGGCTCAGTGGCGTCGCCCAGCTGCCGCGCAACAGCGAGAACCTGAACATCACCATCTCGGATGGTGCCGGTCAGACCGTGCGGGAGATCAGCATGGGCCGACAGGATGCCGGCGATGTGCCGTTCCACTGGGACGGGCTCAACAATGACGGCGACGAAATGCCGGATGGAACGTACACCGTCCGGGCCAGCATCGGCAGCGGTGACGATTCCACCGCCGTCAACACCCTGGCGGCGGCGCCAGTGACCAGTGTCAGCCTCGAGTCCGATGGGCGCAGCCCCATGCTGACGCTCGAAGGGGCCGGTGAATATTCCCTCGATTCTATTCGTCATATTCAATAA
- the flgE gene encoding flagellar hook protein FlgE translates to MSFNISLSGLNSASSDLDVTSNNIANSGTVGFKGSRAEFADVFAQTQFGIASNAIGSGSRLQNVAQQFTQGQFDFTGNNLDLAVNGEGFFRLQDNDGSVSYTRNGAFQLNQDGVVENADGRALTGYPADGDGNVGGTLQPLSIDTGNVPPQATTAIDIDANLQSNADGLDPTNFDVNDPETFNFSTSTTVYDGQGTSRSANIYFVKDEGEENEWLSVVEIGDQLIGIDDPDNPDPDEMFRVAFNSDGSFDSVVPGPGAGNDAQDTSASSIDFEYDPGDGLDPQRIEVDYGALTQFGTPSAVNELTQNGFEAGEFSSLDIEEDGTVFGRYTNGESLQLGRVATARFPSEQNLTEVGDNLWLESAESGEPILGQPTTSGLGGIQSGALEQSNVDITEQLVNMITAQRNFQANAQMISTQDQVTQEILNIR, encoded by the coding sequence ATGTCTTTCAATATTTCCCTCTCGGGGCTGAATTCCGCGTCCTCCGATCTGGACGTTACCAGTAACAACATCGCCAACAGCGGCACCGTGGGCTTCAAGGGGTCCCGCGCCGAGTTCGCCGACGTGTTTGCCCAGACCCAGTTCGGTATCGCCAGCAACGCCATTGGCTCCGGTTCGCGGCTGCAGAACGTGGCCCAGCAGTTCACCCAGGGCCAGTTCGATTTCACCGGCAACAACCTGGATCTGGCCGTGAACGGGGAGGGCTTTTTCCGCCTCCAGGACAATGACGGCAGCGTCTCCTATACCCGTAACGGCGCCTTCCAGCTGAATCAGGACGGGGTGGTCGAGAATGCCGACGGCCGCGCACTGACAGGATATCCGGCTGACGGTGACGGCAACGTCGGCGGTACCCTGCAGCCGCTGAGCATCGATACCGGTAATGTGCCGCCGCAGGCGACCACCGCGATCGACATCGACGCCAACCTGCAGTCGAACGCGGACGGCCTCGATCCCACCAACTTCGACGTGAACGATCCGGAGACCTTCAACTTCTCCACCTCGACCACCGTCTACGATGGCCAGGGCACCTCCCGCAGCGCCAACATCTACTTCGTCAAGGATGAGGGCGAGGAGAACGAGTGGCTGTCCGTGGTGGAGATCGGCGATCAGCTCATCGGCATCGATGACCCGGACAACCCGGATCCCGACGAGATGTTCCGGGTCGCGTTCAACTCGGACGGCAGCTTTGACAGCGTGGTGCCCGGGCCGGGTGCCGGCAACGACGCCCAGGACACAAGTGCCTCGTCGATCGACTTCGAGTATGACCCCGGCGACGGTCTCGACCCGCAGCGTATCGAAGTGGACTACGGTGCACTGACCCAGTTCGGCACGCCCTCGGCTGTCAACGAGCTGACCCAGAACGGCTTCGAGGCGGGTGAGTTCTCCAGCCTGGACATCGAGGAAGACGGCACCGTCTTCGGTCGCTACACCAATGGTGAGTCGCTGCAGCTGGGTCGGGTCGCCACCGCGCGCTTCCCCAGTGAGCAGAACCTGACCGAGGTGGGTGACAACCTCTGGCTGGAGAGTGCCGAGTCCGGCGAGCCGATTCTTGGCCAGCCCACCACCTCCGGTCTGGGCGGGATCCAGAGCGGTGCCCTGGAGCAGTCCAACGTGGACATCACCGAACAGCTGGTGAACATGATCACCGCGCAGCGGAACTTCCAGGCCAACGCCCAGATGATCAGCACCCAGGACCAGGTGACCCAGGAGATTCTCAACATCCGCTAA
- the flgC gene encoding flagellar basal body rod protein FlgC: MSVFNVFDVAGSAMNAQSVRLNTTASNMANAEAVATTPEEAYKAKQPVFAAALRGVEGGAQNPANVGVTLDHIVESDAPNKPLHMPGHPAADEDGYVYRSNVNSVEEMVNMISASRSYQNNVEVMNTSKELALHTLQLAQN, translated from the coding sequence ATGTCTGTTTTCAATGTGTTCGATGTCGCGGGTTCGGCCATGAACGCACAGTCCGTGCGGCTGAACACCACGGCCAGCAACATGGCCAACGCGGAAGCCGTTGCCACGACGCCGGAGGAGGCCTACAAGGCCAAGCAACCGGTATTTGCCGCTGCATTGCGCGGTGTCGAGGGCGGCGCACAGAACCCGGCCAACGTTGGCGTCACCCTCGACCACATCGTCGAGAGCGATGCACCCAACAAGCCGCTGCACATGCCGGGGCACCCGGCCGCCGACGAAGACGGTTATGTGTACCGCTCGAACGTCAACAGCGTCGAAGAGATGGTGAACATGATCTCGGCTTCCCGTTCCTACCAGAACAACGTGGAAGTCATGAATACATCCAAGGAGTTGGCGCTGCATACCCTGCAGCTCGCCCAGAATTGA
- the flgG gene encoding flagellar basal-body rod protein FlgG produces MNPALWVAKTGLDAQETRMQTVSNNLSNVNTTGFKQDRAVFEDLVYQNVRQAGAQNTQDAQLPTGLSLGTGVRVVATEKEHSQGTLQQTENPLDLAVEGDGFFQILRPDGSVGYTRDGSFQVNSEGQVVTSSGFELEPPLNIPENAENVTIGQDGTVTVSLAGQADVQEVGQIELVDFVNPAGLEPIGGNLFMETAASGAPQAGTPGLDGLGGVLQGALESSNVNIAEELVNMIETQRAFETNTKSISTSDQMLQFITQNL; encoded by the coding sequence ATGAATCCCGCACTTTGGGTCGCCAAGACCGGCCTGGACGCGCAGGAGACGCGCATGCAGACCGTCTCCAACAACCTGTCCAACGTGAACACCACCGGCTTCAAGCAGGACCGCGCGGTGTTCGAGGACCTGGTTTACCAGAACGTGCGCCAGGCGGGCGCGCAGAACACCCAGGATGCACAGCTGCCCACGGGGCTTTCCCTGGGCACGGGCGTGCGCGTGGTCGCCACGGAGAAGGAGCACTCCCAGGGCACGCTGCAGCAGACCGAGAACCCGCTGGATCTCGCCGTGGAAGGTGACGGCTTCTTCCAGATCCTGCGGCCGGACGGTTCCGTCGGGTATACCCGCGACGGCTCCTTCCAGGTCAACAGCGAGGGGCAGGTGGTGACCTCCAGCGGTTTCGAGCTGGAGCCGCCGCTCAACATCCCCGAGAACGCGGAGAACGTCACCATCGGTCAGGACGGCACGGTTACCGTCTCGCTGGCCGGCCAGGCGGACGTTCAGGAAGTGGGCCAGATCGAGCTGGTGGACTTCGTCAATCCGGCGGGCCTGGAGCCCATCGGCGGCAACCTGTTCATGGAGACCGCGGCCAGCGGTGCGCCGCAGGCCGGCACGCCCGGGCTCGACGGGCTCGGCGGGGTGCTCCAGGGTGCGCTGGAGTCCTCCAACGTGAACATCGCCGAAGAGCTGGTGAACATGATCGAGACCCAGCGCGCCTTCGAGACCAATACCAAGTCCATTTCCACGTCGGACCAGATGCTGCAGTT
- the flgB gene encoding flagellar basal body rod protein FlgB: MAISFDNAVGPHAAALKLRGERHQLLSENIANADTPNYKARDMDFRTALQQAENGQANSGGVMQTTHAQHIPSPNGDGTSADALYRVPNSPSLDGNTVESQVEQAQFAENTVKYRASLDFLGGRISNLVGAIRGE, translated from the coding sequence ATGGCAATTTCCTTCGATAACGCAGTGGGCCCACACGCGGCAGCGCTGAAGCTCCGGGGAGAGCGGCATCAGCTGCTCTCGGAGAACATCGCCAACGCGGATACGCCGAACTACAAGGCCCGGGATATGGACTTCCGCACCGCGCTGCAGCAGGCCGAGAACGGCCAGGCCAACAGCGGTGGTGTGATGCAGACCACCCACGCTCAGCACATTCCGTCGCCCAACGGCGATGGCACCTCGGCCGATGCGCTCTACCGCGTGCCGAATAGTCCGTCGCTGGACGGCAATACCGTGGAATCCCAGGTGGAGCAGGCGCAGTTCGCCGAGAACACGGTCAAGTACCGCGCGTCGCTGGATTTCCTTGGCGGGCGCATCTCCAACCTCGTTGGCGCGATCAGGGGCGAGTAA